The DNA sequence aagaaataaaattgctCGAGCGAAAAAGGTAATGAATCAAAGAACGGGAAAAACGTCATTTGCGCAAGTTAAGGCCAAATTGgtaatgttttatttcttatatatttaattttatcattttttttacaatatattaGTAACCTAATAATATACATATTCATAGACAAAGGAACAAGGACGATGCCCAACTCGTGCTCAACTATTTCGTTCGTGCTTTGTTTCTTCAAATGGAAACTCAAGTGACGCTGTCTCGAGTAAAATTGTATGTGTTATTGATATGTtcattatatcaaatttattatgtactaattttaatctatacattaatttttgttatataaacAGGCAGCTATGGCAGAATGTAGGGATCAACTATCTGAACATTCTGAAGATGTAATCGCTCCAAATGATATATTTGCCCAAGTTATAGGGAAGGACAAACCTGGTCAAGTAAGAATGATGGGCCAAGGAGTGTGTCCCTCAGATGTATGGAATGGGACTCCTATAAACACATCAGACCGTTTACTAAGTGAGTACAGAGAAAAAAATGCACGACTAGAGGCAATGCTTGGAGCACAACAAAGACCTTGTGCTTCACAAGCAGACACAAGGCCAAATGCGATAGCATCCGAATCTCTTTCACTACGTTCTACGACGGCTCAAACTTATGAggtatctttattttttttacagttctgaaatatatatatcatagtcctatatatagagagattTAAAATgcttatttatctatttttgtttcttggaGGTTGGAAAATATGTTTCTTTTAGAAGTATTTTCACACAGAAAATCGTTGCTAAAGGATTTATTCAGAGCATTGATCCAAATAAAAAGGTTGGGGGACAAATGTTAGGATTGAATTGGTGTGAAATTAGTGTTAAAGTTGTGATTGAGCCGAAGGAACAATTGATTAGGCCTTACGACAACTTTCAAGAGCTTTCCCAAACAATTGGTGATACGGTTGCTTGGCCATGTTCCTTGGTATTCTCtatctattatttattgcTACTATATAATTACCAAATGcattttagtttgattctaagTATATTTTCAACTTATATATGTAGGTGACGCCTATTGAGTAGTGGCAATTTGTTGATTTACATATGGATTCAAGGTAATCTATTGTTAATTAGTTAACTAATTATAATGATTACATGATCAATCTTGGTTTAtgcttttaattatgttaCTTGTATTACTGATTCATGTTACGtcctactttttattttataagttttatTTGTGACTACAAtgttttatattgttaagCCCTTAGATATTTAACACTATTAACTAAGGCTTTTCTGTTTAGTGTTTCTTTCAGTGTTAATAAATTTGTTCTAGGAAGTTTATTTACTTAAGGTTTTATTCTATAGAACACATGTAACTTTTCAACTCATgatagtaatttaaaatttttaattttttttcagggCACGTTGCAGAGGAACTTGTTCTTTGGACAAGTAGGAAGAAGAGGCTCACAGATTTAATTATAGTCTGTACTAGTATGGTCACATAGtttaagaagaaaatgaattgaCATTTCACATTGTTGGAATGCATGTTTAGAGTTTTGAAATACTTtggatttttatatattcgaattttatattttatttagatgatttgttgataaaagtttgttggatttttaataatagtttgttatgtattttgtactaattggaagtaacaaaaataattacatattaaaaaatgtaaattttaagCTTTTAAAGGatgaaattatgtttttttaatatttgaaggATCAATATGTAAATTATGGAAATTTGTAGGTGACAAATGTAAATTACATACGATCAGGGGGTGGGGATGTAATTAGAACTATTCACAGGTggtattttgtaaattttcacGTGTAGTAAGATAGTGTAATCTCAGATTACGTCTTATCACACTCTCGAGTGACACTACAAGTAGTTTTACATTACGTTTTCAGATGAAGTATTAGAAGCTTTATCTTTACACTTAATCTCTTATTAAATCTTTTGTTAATGCACTTGCACCAACTGTAATTATAGATGAAatgtaacaaaaaattatatatgctGACATTTTTAAGTGTGATGAAATGATGATTTTTTAGTAGTGGGCGGCTGCTAGCTCAACAACTAGTGACAGAAATATGACTTAAAAGCGCTAGTCACTAAATAATGTCAGAATATTCTGTCACTAAAGCGACCTATGTTTTCCATTATTGGGTGGATTAATAGCTGTAGCGATGGACAAATCCgtcactaatattttttattgacaagttttttaataatgaatcTGCTGAAACTTACTTTTATTTAACCTCTGAAGTGAAGAAATTACACCGATTAGTGACAGAATTATCCGTCACTAAATAGCAAGTTTTTTGTAGTGCTCTCTAcatatttcttactttaccaattttgcattaaaacgtGTGTCGAACCCAATGTGCATATtatttggggacggagggagtagaaaacaattttaatttaaagaagatttttcatttatgcTGTCGAATaataaatcagaaaataaattgtaatcTTTACAATTTTATGTCTAATAGTAACATTATAGACTTCCCgacttaaattaaaatgtatttttattaatttttaaatattttatatttattgctAATTTTTTAGTAAGTCCGATTTCAGGAGATTCATTTACAATATCTAGTCACTATAGACAATGCATCTATTCAGCAATACCCATGAATAATCATAATGAGTTTAACGACCAGTTGGACCATATTATCACTCCACGTAAAATTCGGATTAAGCCGGATGAGTCATATAGTCTAACTTAAAACTCCATTTCcttatacataaatattcataaattatgtatCTTATGTTGAGCCTAGCTATCCATTTATCAAGGGGTATGAATTTTAGTATACTATTGTTTTTCTGGCTGGAGCTAGGTTTCAAGTGGCTTAATTAATCTATTATGTTCGCTTAAAGTACAATGTCTTTTTCTTGTTGAACTAAATTGCATAGTatgttagaaattaaaaattgaaaatgttagtATCTTGTTTTCCATGTTTCACTATTACAACATTGATAAAATGTATACCTAGCATGATCCGTCATGTTTGTAGCTACATTGTATCTTTTTGAAAACGACAATCTAAGATGAAATCGATATAAAATTGGTCATTTTAGATCCTATCTCAATATAATTGTAGTTGGttgtcataaaaaaaaattggtctaGTGTGTCTGAAAAACTGGAAAGAACGATTGGAGAGgcagaaaaaaagaaactctATGATGCTGTTGTAAGaagtgaagatgaagaaatattgcAACAATGGCTGGACGAGAATCCGAATCTTGTTGGTGAAGTTTCATTTGCGTGTTCACGAAATCTTCTACACTTAGCAGCGATGCATGGGCACGaaaatgctttaaaatttggttaaaATTGATGGCTTTAGgtgcaaaatttgaaaatgctTATTGTAACTTAGGAAAATGACTTAATAGAAGAAATAAAccaaacacacacataatTGACTGTTTAGCTTAATAATACATCATTCAGCTATTGTAGGCCTTACAACTAGATAACACTTGAAAGcacatataataaataaactacGCACATAAGGAGGAGAACTATATATAAAGTGATGATATATCACGCATTTGGATGGtaaattctccaaagaaaACAGATAATGACTCTTTTAGACTTTGCAAAGGTATAACATGGCCACGCTAGCTAGTATGGCCTATCCGACGTCCGTAAAATCACGTCAACTAGGGAGAGGAGTGTATCCGCCGGCGTCTCTAATCGCTGGAGAGCTGTATGGTGATCGCTCGTCCTGCGCAAGTACCATTCCCGGATAATATTATACGCAAATATGAATCCGATGATGCCTAGTGACACAACCACCACTATGATAATAAGAACAACAAGTGATTGTGTTTTTGTATTTGGAGAGACGACCATTATAGAAGCTCCATAGCTAACGGAAATAGATGCGAGCGATACCCACATTGCTAACAAGGAGATGAGCAGGAAAAAAATGCGTCCAGATGGCTGCCGGGTTGTGATGAGGAAGATTGTGATGATTGATGAAACGAAGGCTGTGTTGTTAGCACGAACAAAATGTTTGTATAGTTTTGGATGAGATGATGCCATCACTGCATCGCCAGCCTTGTGTGATGTCGTGTCTTCCTGCCACACCCCGCCAGGGGGGCTGATGGCGGCCTGGAACGCCATGGTGGCTATCAggaccaccaccaccattgtCGTGTCGCTCAGGTTGGGAAAGAcctttgatattttatttgttgatggaATCTTTAAAGGTTTTAGCATCTGTATATGATCACGACTTATGTCTGGTTTGCTCTCAATCAAGATTTGCAGCGCTGTTTTGCCCAAAGAATTCTGCGTCTGCGGATCTATTTGTGTACGCTCCACCAAGTCTTTGATCAACTTAGATTTCGATCAAATTAAACTAGTCATAAGGGTGAAGGTGATATGTATAATATTGAGATATGCCAAAATACAGgctaaacttaaaaaaaaaaaaaaaacaacaaccgAACAAGagataattaatactataagaTATGACCCTTCAGTAACAAGTAAATATGACAATTGAAAAGCCCTACGTAGAGGCGGACCTACATGGAGCCTTGGAGTCCCATGGAACCCCAACTTTTATATCTTTacctatatactccctccgtcctcgattaattgtcactcttttccatttcattccGACATTCAGTAATTgccacacttcatttttaccatatatggtaaataggtctcacattccactaactcacttcactcattttatcataaaaccaatattaaaaagtgggtcccacattccactaacttcttcaaccaacttttcgttacatttcttaaaatccgtgtctggtcaaagagtgacaattaatcagggacggagggagtatatattaggTTCACAAAGGATAAGTATAAAGCGGCAGACACAAGTGGTCGAAATTTCTAGCTCTTTTGTTTAGTCAACACTActctttttttatactccctccgtccaggctaagatgacacattgcttagccggcacgggattttaggagttattggttaaagtgtttaattagagagagagaaagtgggtGTAactattaaagtagagagataaagaaagatgaatattttaataggagtgagaaaaagtggttgagtgtattaattggagagagaaagttaccaaaaaaggaaatgtgtcatcttagttgggacaaactaaaaaggaaaacgtgtcatcttaaacgggacggagggagtaaaattttGCCAACActtctcttttttataaaatagacaAGGACAAACTATTAATCTCAAATTATACACACTTGCAATAAAGACAAgctattaattttaaagtttacacactttgcaatattttttttttcattttgttaacaatt is a window from the Salvia hispanica cultivar TCC Black 2014 chromosome 1, UniMelb_Shisp_WGS_1.0, whole genome shotgun sequence genome containing:
- the LOC125220669 gene encoding uncharacterized protein LOC125220669 isoform X1, which produces MNQRTGKTSFAQVKAKLTKEQGRCPTRAQLFRSCFVSSNGNSSDAVSSKIAAMAECRDQLSEHSEDVIAPNDIFAQVIGKDKPGQVRMMGQGVCPSDVWNGTPINTSDRLLSEYREKNARLEAMLGAQQRPCASQADTRPNAIASESLSLRSTTAQTYEVGKYVSFRSIFTQKIVAKGFIQSIDPNKKVGGQMLGLNWCEISVKVVIEPKEQLIRPYDNFQELSQTIGDTVAWPCSLVFSIYYLLLLYNYQMHFSLILSIFSTYICR
- the LOC125220669 gene encoding uncharacterized protein LOC125220669 isoform X2 — translated: MNQRTGKTSFAQVKAKLTKEQGRCPTRAQLFRSCFVSSNGNSSDAVSSKIAAMAECRDQLSEHSEDVIAPNDIFAQVIGKDKPGQVRMMGQGVCPSDVWNGTPINTSDRLLSEYREKNARLEAMLGAQQRPCASQADTRPNAIASESLSLRSTTAQTYEVGKYVSFRSIFTQKIVAKGFIQSIDPNKKVGGQMLGLNWCEISVKVVIEPKEQLIRPYDNFQELSQTIGDTVAWPCSLVTPIE
- the LOC125220669 gene encoding uncharacterized protein LOC125220669 isoform X3; this encodes MNQRTGKTSFAQVKAKLTKEQGRCPTRAQLFRSCFVSSNGNSSDAVSSKIAAMAECRDQLSEHSEDVIAPNDIFAQVIGKDKPGQVRMMGQGVCPSDVWNGTPINTSDRLLSEYREKNARLEAMLGAQQRPCASQADTRPNAIASESLSLRSTTAQTYEVTPIE
- the LOC125199431 gene encoding ankyrin repeat-containing protein ITN1-like, which gives rise to MVPESIKMKLYDAAKNGDIATLAELLQRDPNLVAEVLYARSRNVLHIAAMHGQESIVEMLKFHAQLARDLDSQNSTPLHIAAARGNVAVASRLLSMAPETLWWRDVHDMNPVHIASMCGNVLILTELLRLDHSPAMERVHRGQTVLHLCIKHRHKAAFDFLLPRLGELICAKDDDGETILHLAVRCNRLTLIKDLVERTQIDPQTQNSLGKTALQILIESKPDISRDHIQMLKPLKIPSTNKISKVFPNLSDTTMVVVVLIATMAFQAAISPPGGVWQEDTTSHKAGDAVMASSHPKLYKHFVRANNTAFVSSIITIFLITTRQPSGRIFFLLISLLAMWVSLASISVSYGASIMVVSPNTKTQSLVVLIIIVVVVSLGIIGFIFAYNIIREWYLRRTSDHHTALQRLETPADTLLSLVDVILRTSDRPY